In Thermotomaculum hydrothermale, a single genomic region encodes these proteins:
- a CDS encoding cytochrome c3 family protein — protein MLSVSIKIRNKITHFFILVFLLITSGCAANRQLAAVFFDGVPEYQTTSESNKVSGSNKNEKGSPEERRNVAAINRKKNANATVSIHKPFGERKCEKCHDRNKKSFLVVPKNELCFQCHKKERFFQKFVHGPVAPGTCLSCHYPHKSPNPYLLRYTDEKLCFQCHEPDEIRKIKDHKNRAGCLKCHDPHTQNNKFFLKPEIMKKFKAI, from the coding sequence ATGCTTTCGGTGAGTATAAAAATAAGAAATAAAATAACTCATTTTTTTATTCTGGTTTTTTTGTTGATTACAAGTGGCTGTGCGGCAAATAGGCAGCTGGCAGCAGTTTTCTTTGACGGTGTGCCCGAGTATCAAACAACATCGGAAAGTAACAAAGTGTCAGGAAGTAACAAAAATGAAAAGGGTTCTCCAGAAGAAAGGCGTAATGTTGCAGCTATAAACAGAAAAAAAAATGCTAATGCAACTGTCAGTATTCACAAGCCGTTTGGTGAGAGAAAGTGTGAGAAATGCCATGATAGGAACAAAAAAAGTTTTCTGGTAGTCCCAAAGAATGAACTTTGTTTCCAGTGCCACAAAAAAGAAAGGTTTTTTCAAAAATTTGTTCACGGCCCTGTGGCACCCGGTACCTGTTTAAGTTGCCATTATCCTCACAAATCTCCAAATCCCTACTTGTTGCGGTATACTGATGAAAAATTGTGTTTTCAGTGCCATGAGCCGGATGAAATAAGAAAAATTAAAGATCATAAAAATAGAGCGGGTTGTTTAAAATGCCATGACCCTCACACTCAAAATAACAAGTTTTTTCTTAAACCGGAAATAATGAAAAAGTTTAAGGCAATATAA
- a CDS encoding cytochrome c3 family protein yields MMFKKLFLGAAIMASFVFSMVVSAQGIVGSAHDFSGAGWNTTGEICIVCHTPHNADLTVTDSPLWNHQVTTSTFTLYSSSTLNATPGQPDGRSKLCLSCHDGTVALDSFGGVTTGTNYITGNANFGTDLSNDHPISITYDTALATTDGGLHDPATTNSGLGSTIANDMLFSNKVECSSCHEVHNAYGINKLLIKSNAGSQLCLTCHNK; encoded by the coding sequence ATGATGTTTAAAAAACTTTTTTTAGGTGCGGCAATAATGGCTTCATTTGTTTTTTCTATGGTAGTTAGTGCTCAGGGAATTGTTGGGAGTGCCCATGATTTTTCAGGTGCCGGATGGAATACTACAGGGGAAATTTGTATTGTTTGTCATACTCCCCATAACGCAGATCTTACTGTAACGGATTCACCGCTCTGGAACCACCAGGTTACTACATCCACTTTTACACTTTATAGTTCAAGTACATTGAATGCTACTCCAGGACAGCCTGACGGAAGGTCTAAGTTGTGCTTGTCCTGCCATGATGGAACTGTAGCGCTTGACTCTTTTGGTGGTGTTACCACTGGAACAAATTATATTACTGGGAATGCTAACTTTGGAACAGATCTTAGCAATGATCACCCCATTTCAATTACCTATGATACTGCTTTGGCTACAACTGATGGCGGTTTGCATGACCCAGCTACCACAAATAGTGGATTGGGAAGCACAATTGCAAATGACATGCTTTTTAGCAACAAAGTTGAGTGCTCATCCTGTCATGAAGTTCATAATGCATACGGAATTAATAAGTTGTTGATCAAGAGCAATGCGGGTAGCCAGCTTTGTTTAACTTGTCATAACAAATAA
- the prxU gene encoding thioredoxin-dependent peroxiredoxin (Most members of this family contain a selenocysteine.), whose translation MNKEVDVGCARPTGGPVGKKEEAPQLEETNNKKEDNFMVMVGKPAPDFVAPAYHKGKFIEVKLSDYLGKWVLLCFYPGDFTFVUATEVSAVAEKYPELQKLGVEVLSMSIDSIFVHKMWDEHELSKMVKGGIPFPMMSDTGGKVGSIYGVYDEDAGVETRGRFIIDPDGIIQGYEVLTPPVGRNVNETIRQIQAFQLVRETKGVEATPSGWKPGKVTLKPGPDLVGKVWEVWKTDMAFDD comes from the coding sequence ATGAATAAAGAGGTAGATGTAGGCTGTGCAAGACCTACAGGGGGACCTGTGGGGAAGAAAGAAGAAGCCCCTCAACTTGAAGAAACCAATAACAAAAAGGAGGACAATTTTATGGTAATGGTAGGAAAACCTGCTCCCGATTTTGTTGCCCCGGCATACCACAAGGGGAAATTTATTGAAGTAAAACTTTCAGATTATTTAGGAAAATGGGTACTTTTATGCTTTTACCCTGGTGATTTTACCTTTGTCTGAGCAACAGAAGTTTCGGCAGTTGCCGAAAAATACCCAGAACTTCAAAAATTAGGCGTTGAAGTTCTCTCTATGAGTATTGACAGTATTTTTGTACACAAGATGTGGGATGAACACGAATTATCAAAAATGGTTAAGGGGGGAATTCCATTTCCAATGATGTCTGATACAGGCGGAAAGGTTGGAAGTATTTACGGGGTTTATGATGAAGACGCAGGGGTTGAAACAAGGGGAAGGTTTATTATTGACCCAGATGGCATTATCCAGGGATACGAAGTACTTACTCCTCCTGTTGGTAGAAATGTAAACGAAACTATCAGACAAATTCAGGCATTCCAGCTGGTTAGAGAAACTAAAGGAGTAGAGGCTACTCCATCAGGGTGGAAACCAGGCAAGGTAACATTAAAACCTGGACCTGATTTAGTAGGTAAAGTCTGGGAAGTCTGGAAAACAGACATGGCTTTTGATGATTAA
- a CDS encoding NHL repeat-containing protein, which produces MKFLKIFLLFFIFNLTVFANSVIFVKNIYPHEKKGFFNALKKLLLGKRDLQAKPFAIGVLSNGDVVVSDVDKGMVLLLTADGEIKKVVSRVGKIPLATPVSIWIDKKDNIYIVDSVRKGVLKFDKDLSSARILIADNSKRFTSLCIVDNFMFLTDTENHKIACYSLEGKFIFSFGKRGIKEGEFNYPTAISTDGNFLFVLDSLNFRVQVFDLKGNFLRKFGKLGDGSGYFSKPKGIAVVNGKFIAVTDVVFDNVQLFDKTGNFLTFFGKNGDCEKCFVMPSGIFSQNGLIYICDRWNQRISIWRVEAENE; this is translated from the coding sequence TTGAAGTTTTTAAAAATATTTTTATTGTTTTTTATTTTTAATTTAACTGTATTTGCCAATTCTGTCATCTTTGTAAAAAATATTTATCCTCATGAGAAAAAAGGGTTTTTCAATGCCTTAAAAAAATTGTTATTAGGTAAAAGAGATCTACAGGCCAAACCGTTTGCCATAGGTGTTTTGTCAAATGGCGATGTTGTGGTTTCTGATGTTGACAAAGGGATGGTTTTATTGCTTACTGCCGATGGTGAAATAAAAAAAGTTGTTTCCCGAGTAGGGAAAATTCCGTTGGCTACTCCAGTAAGTATCTGGATAGATAAAAAAGATAATATTTATATCGTTGATTCAGTTAGAAAGGGTGTTTTGAAGTTTGATAAAGACTTATCTTCCGCAAGAATTTTGATTGCCGATAATTCAAAAAGGTTTACATCACTTTGTATTGTAGATAATTTTATGTTTTTAACAGATACTGAAAATCATAAGATTGCTTGTTATTCTCTTGAAGGAAAGTTTATTTTTTCATTTGGAAAAAGAGGAATCAAAGAAGGAGAGTTTAATTACCCTACTGCTATTTCTACCGACGGTAATTTTTTATTTGTTCTCGATAGTTTAAATTTCAGAGTGCAGGTTTTTGACCTTAAAGGGAATTTCTTAAGAAAATTTGGAAAATTAGGAGATGGTAGCGGGTATTTTTCAAAGCCTAAGGGGATTGCGGTTGTTAACGGCAAGTTTATCGCTGTAACCGATGTGGTATTTGACAATGTTCAGCTATTTGATAAAACCGGAAATTTTCTTACTTTTTTTGGGAAAAACGGGGATTGCGAAAAGTGTTTTGTTATGCCATCTGGAATTTTTTCACAAAATGGTTTAATATATATATGTGATAGATGGAACCAAAGAATATCTATTTGGAGAGTAGAGGCTGAAAATGAGTAA
- the rpmF gene encoding 50S ribosomal protein L32, whose amino-acid sequence MANPKRRTGKARRDKRRAHDFLRTKSTTICPNCQERKLPHRVCPHCGYYKGVQVIEVENF is encoded by the coding sequence ATGGCAAATCCCAAAAGAAGAACAGGAAAAGCAAGAAGGGACAAGAGAAGAGCACATGATTTTTTAAGGACAAAATCAACAACCATTTGTCCAAATTGTCAGGAAAGAAAGCTCCCTCACAGAGTTTGCCCTCATTGCGGCTACTACAAGGGAGTACAGGTTATTGAAGTGGAAAACTTCTAA
- a CDS encoding IS256 family transposase, which yields MSDLIFTQFKEFFKKMLQEMLLEERERYLKEARGQTRANGYYKRTPKSFLGEIELQIPRTRDSQFKVKWLPQRKRVMFFLEDIVEAMFIAGVSTRKTAGVIKNLIGANISAQYVSRISEISEEVIEKWKNSRLTKTYPVLYIDATYISLKRDSVAKEAVYAVLGLSEDGKREILGYFLPGGNEKASLWQEIFRDLKERGLKGVKLIISDDLTGLSEAIKEEFPETMHQLCWFHLKRNIKNRVRKHHFEKIKEELDEIMKCESREEGKTKLLAFIEKWKKIYRFLKNIKAKVDNYTFFLLAPDEIRSYFRTTNWMERCFKELKDYIRIRGFFQNEQSAEKFLYIFFTDKNEKYQSRSLRYSSSFNRFFSSLSREASHA from the coding sequence ATGAGTGATTTAATTTTCACTCAATTTAAAGAATTTTTCAAGAAAATGTTGCAGGAAATGTTGTTGGAAGAGAGGGAAAGATACTTAAAAGAAGCAAGAGGCCAAACAAGGGCAAACGGTTATTATAAGCGAACGCCTAAAAGCTTTTTAGGAGAGATTGAATTGCAAATTCCAAGAACAAGAGACAGTCAGTTTAAGGTTAAATGGCTTCCCCAGAGAAAAAGGGTAATGTTTTTTCTTGAAGATATTGTGGAGGCAATGTTTATAGCAGGAGTATCCACAAGAAAGACAGCAGGGGTAATTAAAAATCTCATAGGGGCTAACATATCCGCTCAATATGTAAGCAGGATAAGTGAAATATCTGAAGAAGTAATTGAAAAATGGAAAAACAGCAGATTAACAAAAACATACCCCGTGCTATACATAGACGCAACATACATTTCATTAAAAAGAGACAGTGTGGCAAAAGAGGCAGTATATGCAGTATTGGGCCTGTCTGAAGACGGTAAAAGAGAAATTTTAGGATACTTTCTTCCTGGAGGAAACGAAAAAGCATCCCTCTGGCAGGAAATATTCAGGGATTTAAAAGAAAGAGGCTTAAAAGGAGTAAAACTGATTATAAGTGATGATTTAACAGGTTTATCTGAAGCGATAAAAGAAGAATTTCCTGAGACTATGCACCAACTTTGTTGGTTTCACCTGAAAAGAAACATAAAAAACAGAGTAAGAAAACATCATTTTGAGAAAATAAAAGAAGAATTAGACGAGATAATGAAATGCGAAAGCAGGGAAGAAGGGAAAACCAAACTTCTTGCATTTATTGAAAAATGGAAAAAGATATACAGGTTTTTAAAAAACATTAAGGCAAAAGTTGATAACTATACATTCTTTCTCCTTGCCCCTGATGAGATAAGAAGTTACTTCAGAACAACAAACTGGATGGAAAGGTGTTTTAAAGAGTTAAAAGATTACATACGAATACGAGGATTTTTTCAAAATGAACAAAGTGCAGAGAAGTTTCTTTACATTTTCTTCACAGACAAGAATGAGAAGTATCAATCAAGGAGTTTAAGGTATTCTTCTTCTTTTAATCGCTTTTTTTCTTCTCTTTCCCGGGAGGCTTCCCATGCCTGA
- a CDS encoding DUF177 domain-containing protein, which yields MQIEFAKIEEKILKGDFDIINEKVIQNEFEFFTINNVNVSFRAYRIDINDVSIKEKIKGNITLICTNCLEEYTQDIDLSTETIFTKDKGFLGGEVTLTESELDVQYLEGETIDLKEEAIKTIDLFIPMSHTCKEDCKGLCPICGANRNINPCNCKIEKVDPRLQKLKEFLNKE from the coding sequence GTGCAGATAGAGTTTGCAAAAATAGAAGAAAAAATATTAAAAGGTGATTTTGACATTATCAACGAAAAGGTAATTCAAAATGAATTTGAATTTTTTACCATAAACAATGTCAATGTATCTTTCAGGGCATACAGAATTGATATTAATGATGTTTCAATTAAAGAAAAGATTAAAGGAAATATAACTTTAATTTGCACAAACTGCCTTGAAGAATACACACAGGACATTGATTTAAGCACAGAAACTATTTTCACAAAAGACAAAGGATTTTTAGGAGGAGAGGTTACATTAACAGAATCTGAGCTTGATGTTCAATACCTGGAAGGAGAAACAATAGATTTAAAGGAAGAAGCAATTAAAACTATTGATTTATTTATACCTATGTCGCATACTTGTAAAGAAGATTGCAAGGGATTATGCCCCATTTGTGGAGCAAACAGAAATATTAATCCCTGCAATTGTAAAATAGAAAAGGTTGATCCAAGACTACAAAAACTTAAAGAATTTTTAAATAAGGAGTAA
- a CDS encoding M1 family metallopeptidase: protein MKKGIILLFFTITFNLFSQNPFVDNEHAIFSSPLSDRIVGYKINVKLDTISHKIIGSEKIFWLNNTQFPTKTLYFHLFMNAFANNHTKMMRNTEKLRHGMLGIKLTPQTAGYCRVKKIMVNFNDLTEYFVVDETVGILHLPFEVKPGESVIIDVDFETKLPRIMIRSGYAGSFHFVGQWFPKLGVFEQNGNWYCEQYDGNGEFYSDFGVYQVEVTLPSYFTATGTGIVLGEKIEGDVKKIKFYAEDVHDFAFVAWDKFRILSKKIGEKTLYVYYFDEHKDIAKRELDALVKVFQWYQKNIGEYPYPDYKVIDVPFNAIASSGMEYQNFSTSFSLSVFPEWLRATESTVVHEFGHAYWQGMVATNENRQAWADEGLNSFFEGLIMDTLYGKCSELKFKAFCQNGFSRFLSADFEMLKYEKPDKKASEFVSRGGYGLASYNKFALTLKTIANIEGNEVVVDAAREFFQRFKFTHPDGKEFLNILNEKTNNKYKELLDNVIYTSSFPDASVISVKKNSVDPFKGYDEKFSFKGQQNNKKKKSYYYKILVGKRELPVKVNGVVVFDSGRVKKFTIPAEKNILQINIPINSDEKLLYVWVDNERKILIDLDRSNNLYKYKPKRFEAQVALFLFNFYLELISYVF, encoded by the coding sequence ATGAAAAAAGGGATAATACTCTTATTTTTTACTATAACTTTTAATCTTTTTAGTCAGAATCCTTTTGTAGATAACGAGCATGCAATTTTTTCTTCTCCTTTATCCGATAGGATAGTTGGCTATAAGATAAATGTAAAACTGGACACAATTTCTCATAAAATTATTGGCAGTGAAAAAATTTTCTGGTTGAATAATACACAATTTCCCACCAAAACCCTCTATTTTCATCTGTTTATGAATGCATTTGCAAACAACCACACGAAAATGATGAGGAATACCGAAAAATTAAGACATGGAATGTTGGGAATAAAGCTTACACCTCAAACTGCTGGCTATTGCCGTGTGAAAAAGATAATGGTTAACTTTAATGATTTAACAGAGTATTTTGTTGTTGATGAAACTGTTGGAATATTACACCTTCCTTTTGAGGTTAAGCCTGGTGAATCCGTTATTATCGATGTGGACTTTGAAACAAAATTGCCGAGGATAATGATTAGAAGCGGATATGCGGGAAGTTTTCACTTTGTTGGACAATGGTTTCCTAAACTTGGAGTTTTTGAACAAAATGGCAATTGGTATTGCGAGCAGTACGATGGTAATGGTGAATTTTACTCAGATTTTGGGGTATATCAGGTTGAGGTGACATTACCATCTTATTTTACTGCTACCGGGACTGGTATTGTTTTAGGAGAAAAAATTGAAGGTGATGTAAAAAAAATAAAATTTTACGCAGAAGATGTACATGATTTTGCCTTTGTTGCCTGGGATAAATTCAGGATACTGTCAAAAAAAATAGGAGAAAAAACTCTGTATGTGTATTATTTTGATGAACATAAAGACATTGCTAAGAGAGAGCTTGATGCTCTGGTTAAAGTTTTTCAATGGTATCAAAAGAATATAGGTGAATATCCTTATCCGGACTACAAAGTGATAGATGTACCTTTTAATGCTATTGCTTCTTCAGGAATGGAATACCAGAACTTTTCAACATCCTTTTCCCTGTCTGTTTTTCCTGAGTGGTTGAGGGCAACAGAAAGCACTGTTGTTCACGAGTTTGGCCATGCCTACTGGCAGGGGATGGTTGCCACAAACGAAAACAGGCAGGCATGGGCTGATGAAGGTTTAAACTCTTTTTTTGAAGGCTTAATTATGGACACTTTATACGGAAAATGTAGTGAATTAAAGTTTAAAGCATTTTGTCAGAACGGTTTTTCAAGGTTTCTTTCTGCTGATTTCGAAATGCTTAAATACGAAAAACCTGACAAAAAAGCCTCGGAATTTGTTTCAAGAGGGGGCTATGGGCTTGCTTCATACAATAAATTTGCCCTTACCTTGAAAACAATAGCAAATATTGAGGGGAACGAAGTGGTTGTGGATGCTGCACGGGAATTTTTTCAGAGATTTAAATTTACTCACCCTGATGGGAAAGAGTTTTTAAACATCTTAAATGAAAAAACAAACAATAAGTATAAAGAATTACTTGATAATGTTATTTACACTTCCTCTTTCCCGGATGCTTCCGTTATTTCGGTGAAAAAAAATAGTGTTGACCCTTTTAAAGGTTACGACGAAAAATTTTCTTTTAAAGGGCAACAGAACAACAAAAAGAAAAAATCATACTATTACAAAATTTTAGTAGGTAAAAGGGAATTGCCTGTTAAAGTTAACGGTGTGGTTGTGTTTGATAGTGGTAGGGTTAAAAAGTTTACCATTCCAGCAGAAAAAAACATACTGCAAATAAATATTCCAATTAATAGTGATGAAAAATTATTGTATGTTTGGGTTGATAATGAGAGAAAGATCTTAATAGACCTTGACCGGTCAAACAACCTTTATAAATATAAGCCAAAGCGTTTTGAGGCACAGGTGGCCTTGTTTTTGTTTAATTTTTATCTGGAGTTAATAAGCTATGTTTTTTAG
- a CDS encoding 6-bladed beta-propeller, with translation MKIKLYLTLLVVLFGFISCVQHPDVAKKEQINKIKHVFYPPFPASPKYQFLCTISNTNDIKVKESKFAEFVLGEEAKKGIPIIKPYGVKLFKNKLFICDMKTGLFVLNLENGTFEIWRGEAPGVLGRPVNIDIDTNGDVYIADIIRREIIVLNQKGGFVKAYFVKTKFSPVDVAVTKDKVFACDVRNHKIVVFDKTNGTVLYTIGKPGSGKGELFHPTNIKVVNNKLYVSETSNFRFQIFDLKGKFIATYGKIGTIPGTFARPKGIAVDKDGRIYVVDAAFENVQVFDKDFKLLLFFLNSGNCKGCINLPADIEISYEIPQYFRAYIDKQFQPKYLLFITSQFGNNKVNVYAFGEYKNKK, from the coding sequence GTGAAAATAAAGTTGTATCTAACTCTTTTGGTTGTGCTTTTTGGTTTTATCTCTTGTGTGCAGCATCCTGATGTGGCTAAAAAAGAGCAGATAAATAAGATTAAGCATGTTTTTTATCCCCCTTTCCCGGCAAGTCCTAAATATCAATTTTTATGTACGATTTCCAATACAAATGATATTAAAGTTAAAGAAAGCAAATTTGCTGAATTTGTGTTAGGTGAAGAAGCAAAAAAAGGTATTCCAATTATTAAACCTTATGGTGTTAAATTGTTTAAAAATAAATTGTTTATATGTGATATGAAGACAGGGCTTTTTGTATTAAATCTTGAAAACGGTACTTTTGAAATCTGGAGAGGTGAAGCTCCAGGTGTTCTTGGAAGGCCGGTTAATATTGATATTGATACAAACGGAGATGTTTATATTGCTGATATTATAAGGAGAGAAATAATTGTCTTAAATCAAAAAGGGGGATTTGTAAAAGCATATTTTGTTAAGACAAAATTTTCCCCCGTTGATGTGGCTGTTACCAAAGATAAGGTTTTTGCTTGTGATGTTAGGAATCATAAAATTGTCGTGTTTGATAAAACAAATGGCACAGTGTTGTATACTATTGGAAAACCTGGCAGCGGAAAAGGGGAACTTTTCCACCCGACTAATATTAAAGTAGTAAACAATAAACTTTATGTTAGCGAAACAAGTAATTTCCGTTTTCAAATTTTTGATTTGAAAGGGAAATTTATTGCTACTTACGGTAAAATAGGGACAATTCCAGGAACTTTTGCAAGGCCTAAAGGTATTGCAGTGGATAAAGATGGAAGAATATATGTGGTAGATGCAGCGTTTGAAAATGTTCAGGTTTTTGATAAGGACTTTAAGCTTTTGCTATTCTTTTTAAATTCCGGAAATTGCAAAGGCTGTATAAATTTGCCAGCTGACATAGAGATTTCTTATGAAATCCCTCAATATTTTAGGGCATATATTGATAAACAGTTTCAACCGAAGTATTTATTATTCATAACTTCTCAATTTGGCAATAATAAGGTAAATGTGTATGCTTTCGGTGAGTATAAAAATAAGAAATAA
- a CDS encoding cytochrome c3 family protein, with product MSKFYLCFFVIIFTISVNASILNTKHNLSASGTGNVTTTETTRVCVFCHTPHNSNYEVPLWNKDSTTSVYVLYGSSTLSSAINQPDGTSRVCLSCHDGTISVGSVKNPNVTFAMSNTNNGLLTGSSNLGTDLRNDHPVSFVPTLGSEINNPPVGDEVALDHSGKVQCTTCHNPHDDTYGYFLVKSNLNSAVCKTCHSKTGFEQSSHNLSTASWNGAGSNPWPKNFYSNVSDNACWNCHWSHGGTSNSFLLANTPEENVCSVCHNGNVASKDIMSEFSKSSVHNVYAYTDIHDPIENITTMPAHVECLDCHNPHSVNSNTATAPDVSGRLSNVKGADLSGNTVNPALYQYQVCIKCHGTNLNINIAPFANRQVDTSNIRQAINPSNPSFHPIAGQGANNNVPSLKPPYSETSIIYCTDCHNNDNAVSTGGTGPEGPHGSIYPYLLEKRYEMSDYTPYSSSAYALCFKCHDPNVILSNSSTFGLHYRHIVRGQIPCSACHDPHGVPQGTATDGDHLGLINFDTNIVSPSNSGILKFEVINGRGYCYLKCHGRNHDPLRYWR from the coding sequence ATGAGTAAATTTTATTTATGCTTTTTTGTTATAATTTTCACAATTTCAGTTAATGCGTCTATTTTAAATACCAAACATAACCTTTCCGCATCTGGAACAGGAAATGTTACCACCACGGAAACTACAAGGGTTTGTGTTTTTTGTCATACTCCCCACAACTCTAATTATGAAGTTCCTTTGTGGAATAAGGATAGCACTACATCAGTTTATGTATTGTATGGCAGTTCTACTTTGTCCTCTGCGATAAATCAACCTGACGGGACATCAAGGGTTTGTTTAAGTTGTCATGATGGAACAATTTCAGTTGGCTCTGTGAAAAATCCCAATGTTACTTTTGCAATGTCAAATACAAATAACGGGTTGTTAACTGGAAGTTCAAACCTTGGCACAGACCTTCGTAATGACCATCCCGTATCCTTTGTCCCCACATTGGGAAGTGAAATAAATAACCCCCCTGTTGGAGATGAAGTGGCATTGGACCACTCAGGGAAAGTACAATGTACAACTTGCCACAACCCTCATGATGATACTTACGGCTATTTTTTAGTAAAATCCAATCTTAATTCAGCAGTATGCAAAACCTGTCATTCAAAAACTGGTTTTGAGCAAAGCTCACACAACCTGTCTACTGCTTCGTGGAACGGTGCGGGAAGCAATCCCTGGCCCAAAAATTTTTACTCTAATGTGTCGGATAATGCCTGCTGGAATTGTCATTGGTCTCATGGTGGCACTTCCAATTCTTTTCTTCTTGCAAATACCCCTGAAGAAAATGTTTGCTCGGTTTGTCACAATGGGAATGTGGCATCTAAAGACATTATGTCAGAATTTTCTAAATCAAGTGTGCATAATGTGTATGCTTATACAGATATTCATGATCCTATCGAAAATATTACTACTATGCCTGCCCATGTTGAGTGTTTAGATTGCCATAATCCACATAGCGTAAACTCAAATACTGCTACTGCTCCTGATGTTTCTGGCAGGTTGTCCAATGTGAAGGGGGCTGATTTATCGGGAAATACTGTTAACCCCGCTTTATACCAATATCAGGTGTGTATAAAATGCCATGGAACGAATTTAAATATTAATATTGCCCCTTTTGCAAATAGGCAGGTTGATACAAGCAATATAAGGCAGGCAATTAACCCATCTAACCCCAGTTTCCATCCAATTGCGGGTCAGGGGGCTAACAACAATGTTCCTTCTTTAAAACCCCCTTATTCTGAAACATCTATTATTTATTGCACAGACTGTCATAACAATGATAATGCGGTATCTACCGGGGGAACAGGCCCTGAGGGTCCTCACGGGTCTATATACCCTTACTTACTTGAGAAAAGGTACGAGATGTCTGATTATACGCCTTATTCTTCTTCAGCTTATGCATTGTGTTTTAAATGCCACGACCCCAATGTGATTCTGTCAAATAGTAGCACTTTTGGTTTACATTATAGGCATATTGTTAGGGGGCAAATTCCCTGTTCGGCTTGTCATGACCCCCATGGTGTACCGCAGGGAACAGCCACAGACGGAGATCATTTAGGATTAATAAATTTTGACACAAATATTGTTTCACCCTCAAACAGTGGAATTTTAAAATTTGAAGTTATAAATGGAAGAGGTTATTGTTATTTAAAATGTCATGGGAGAAATCATGACCCATTGAGGTATTGGAGGTGA